In Bradyrhizobium sp. 200, the sequence GAGTACGAGAAGAAGAACGGGCCTTATGCATTTGGGAAATTCACGAAATTCCTCGTGCCGAAAAAGGAAAACTGGGCCGGCGAATCCGGATCCACCGAAGGGCATGACAAGTGGGAAAAGCATTCCGGCGCCATTCCCAAGGCGATCCGCGACAAGATTACTGAGGTCATTGCGACCAATCTGAGGTCGCCCAAGCCGCTGCCGCTGGTGCTGAAGGTCGGCGAGAATGTCGACGGCACGCATGACCTGAAAGTTCGGATATTTGCCCATAATGGCCACATGCATATTGGACTTCATATGCTTTGCCCGAATTCTTCGCTGAAATAACCCCAGACGGCGCAGATTAGAATAGCTGGCAAGATCGCTGGATCTTGCTGGCTTTTTTGCTGCAAGCCAGCCCGCAGGCTGCGGTGGCAGGGCGATTCAGCCATGGTTCTGCCGCTAAGGGAGGCATTTGTTCCTGTTTTCTGCCGCCAAATCGACGCGCCGGGTGCTTTACGGTTGAAAAGCCGGCCCGCGTTGATTACGGAAGGGCTGCCATCCCGTGTTCCCAGGAGTTTGACTGGCGTGCCTCAACAAAGGACGGGTGAAGCTCACGGATTCGCGAGCAGCAAATTGTCGGTGTTGCGCAAGCACCCGATTTTTGCCGACCTCGAGCCAGAGGCTTTCGAGCAACTCTGCCGTTACGCCAAACACTCCACGCTGAAGCGGGGTGCCACGCTGTTTTCCAAAGGGGATCCTGGCCACAGCCTGTACGCAGTCATTTCGGGTACGGTGAAGATGAGCATTTCCTCGCCGGACGGCCGCAACGCGATCCTGAACATCGTTGGGCCTGGGGAAATTTTCGGCGAGATCGCGCTGCTCGACGGACAACCCCGCTCGACCGACGCCATCGCAAACAGCAATTGCGAACTCTTCGTCATCGACCGGCGCGAATTTATCCCCTTTGTGAAAGCTCAACCGGCACTGGCGATGAAGTTCATCGAATTGCTCTGCGAACGGTTACGGGTGACCAGCGATCAGGTCGAGCAGATTATCCTGCAGAATCTGCCCGGACGGCTAGCCAGTGCACTGCTTCGCCTGTCCGAAAAGCACAAATCCGAGCCGCAGGGCCGAACCATCGCGATCACGCAGCAGGAGATTAGCGAGATGGTTGGCATGACCCGGGAGAGCATCAACAAGCAGTTGCGCGCCTGGGCTGGCCGCGAGTGGGTACGTCTCGAGCACGGTGCAATCGTCGTGCTGAATGCCGAGATGCTTCGTGAGATGGCAGAAGCGGGGTCCGGGCACGACGGCGAATGATCGGCGATGCCCGTCGCGAAGGCGGGCCAGTGAAGCCCGGATGCTCAGGGCTCATTGACCGGCGGTTGCGGGATTGGCGCCACGTTCAATCGTGAATTCCACGTCAATCAGGCCACGCGAGTGATTCAGGTCCGATTGCGACATCAGCAAGGTCAGATCCTTGCCCTTGAGGGATGCAAGCACCTCCGACAGCCGTTCCGACAGTGCGGGCGCGATGCCTTCGAACGGCTCGTCGAGCAGCAGGCATTTGGTGCCAATGGCAAGCGCCCGGCCGAGTGCGACCAGCTTTTGCTGTCCGCCGCTGAGCAATAGCGCCTTGCGCTGGCGCATCTCGGTGAGTTCGCCGATCACCTCATAGACGAAGTCGAGCCGGGCCTTGCGGTCGAGATGCTCTGCCACCCACAGCGGCAGCATGATGTTTTCCTCGACCGTCAACTGAGGCACCAGGCAGCGATCTTCCGGCATATAGCCGATCCCGAGTGCCGCGCGCGCATGGCGCGGACGGGACGACAGATCACTGCCTTCGAACTGCACCATTCCTCTGGCTGGCGTGAGGTGCCCCATGATCGAACGCATCAGCGTCGTCTTGCCCGCGCCGTTGCGGCCGACCAGACTGACCATGG encodes:
- a CDS encoding ATP-binding cassette domain-containing protein — encoded protein: MNGAAPLLAIDNLVVEIQSMPALRGFTMHVAKGAMVSLVGRNGAGKTTLMRSIMGHLTPARGMVQFEGSDLSSRPRHARAALGIGYMPEDRCLVPQLTVEENIMLPLWVAEHLDRKARLDFVYEVIGELTEMRQRKALLLSGGQQKLVALGRALAIGTKCLLLDEPFEGIAPALSERLSEVLASLKGKDLTLLMSQSDLNHSRGLIDVEFTIERGANPATAGQ
- a CDS encoding Crp/Fnr family transcriptional regulator — its product is MPQQRTGEAHGFASSKLSVLRKHPIFADLEPEAFEQLCRYAKHSTLKRGATLFSKGDPGHSLYAVISGTVKMSISSPDGRNAILNIVGPGEIFGEIALLDGQPRSTDAIANSNCELFVIDRREFIPFVKAQPALAMKFIELLCERLRVTSDQVEQIILQNLPGRLASALLRLSEKHKSEPQGRTIAITQQEISEMVGMTRESINKQLRAWAGREWVRLEHGAIVVLNAEMLREMAEAGSGHDGE